A genomic segment from Danio aesculapii chromosome 17, fDanAes4.1, whole genome shotgun sequence encodes:
- the tpp1 gene encoding tripeptidyl-peptidase 1: MISTFGPIRTHELVLCLSRCMNTKTMWFAVFVLSFIWVVNGELLEADQDAVVPGDWTLLGRVGPLEEVELTFALKQQNVSKMEELLKLVSDPDSHEYGKYLSLEEVAALARPSQLTEKVVENWLRSHGVMNCHTIITRDFLQCVMTVQVAEALLPGSKFHRFCKNTQTLLRSTSQYSVHEDVHQHLDFVGGVHRFPQKGKVVSRGWEGARQAILGYHLGVTPAVIRNRYNLTAKDVGTATNNSQAVAQFLEQYYHPADLAEFMSLFAGGFTHMSAVERVVGTQGGGKAGIEASLDVEYIMSSGANISTWVFTNPGRHESQEPFLQWMLLISNMSAVPWVHTISYGDDEDSLSEAYMNRINIEFMKAGLRGISMLFASGDSGAGCRHLTKERNTFRPSFPASSPYVTTVGGTSFQNPFKLSYEVTDYISGGGFSNVFPMPNYQVDAVRAYLKSVQSLPPQTYFNTTGRAYPDLAALSDNYWVVSNRVPIPWVSGTSASTPVVGGILSLINDQRFLKGLPSLGFINPRLYKLQGKGLYDVTVGCHLSCLDDKVEGKGFCASPSWDPVTGWGTPNYPVFLASLMD, translated from the exons ATGATCAGCACATTTGGACCGATTCGGACACACGAACTGGTGTTGTGTTTGTCAAGGTGCATGAACACGAAAACAATGTG gtttgCTGTTTTTGTGCTGAGCTTCATTTGGGTCGTCAATGGAGAGCTGCTCGAGGCTGACCAAGATGCTGT TGTACCTGGGGACTGGACACTTCTTGGACGGGTTGGACCATTGGAGGAAGTGGAACTTACATTTGCGCTGAAGCAGCAGAATGTGAGCAAGATGGAAGAGTTACTCAAACTAGTATCGGATCCAGATTCACATGAATATG GGAAGTATCTGAGTTTGGAAGAAGTCGCTGCTCTTGCGAGGCCTTCCCAGCTGACCGAAAAGGTGGTGGAGAATTGGCTTCGGAGTCATGGAGTCATGAACTGTCACACAATTATAACACGGGACTTCCTTCAGTGTGTCATGACTGTGCA ggtGGCTGAAGCTTTACTCCCTGGCAGTAAATTTCACCGCTTCTGTAAAAATACACAAACTCTGTTGAGGTCGACATCTCAGTATTCAGTTCATGAAGATGTGCATCAGCATCTAGACTTTG ttggAGGAGTTCACCGTTTTCCACAAAAAGGCAAGGTTGTGAGTAGAGGCTGGGAAGGAGCGCGTCAAGCCATATTAGGCTATCATTTGGGTGTCACTCCTGCGGTCATCAGGAACCGCTACAATCTTACGGCAAAAGATGTGGGCACTGCCACCAACAACAGCCAGGCGGTGGCTCAG TTTTTGGAGCAGTACTACCACCCTGCTGACCTGGCTGAGTTCATGAGTCTGTTTGCTGGTGGATTCACACACATGTCTGCTGTGGAGCGGGTCGTGGGCACTCAGGGAGGAGGGAAAGCTGGTATTGAGGCCAGTCTGGATGTGGAGTACATCATGAGCAGTGGAGCAAACATCTCTACATGGGTCTTCACTAATCCAG GTCGTCATGAGTCTCAGGAGCCATTTCTCCAGTGGATGCTGCTGATCAGTAACATGTCTGCGGTGCCGTGGGTTCACACCATCAGCTATGGAGACGATGAAGACAGCCTGTCTGAAGCCTACATGAACCGCATCAACATTGAGTTCATGAAGGCTGGCCTCAGAGGGATATCCATGCTATTTGCTTCCG GTGACAGTGGAGCAGGCTGTAGACACTTGACTAAAGAAAGAAATACCTTCAGACCAAGTTTTCCTGCTTCCAG TCCCTATGTGACTACTGTGGGTGGGACTTCTTTTCAAAATCCCTTCAAACTCAGCTATGAGGTCACAGATTACATCAGCGGAGGTGGCTTCAGTAATGTGTTTCCAATGCCGAATTATCAG GTTGATGCTGTTAGAGCGTATCTGAAGAGTGTTCAGTCTCTTCCTCCTCAGACGTATTTCAACACCACTGGAAGAGCTTATCCAGACCTAGCTGCACTTTCTGACAACTACTGGGTCGTCTCCAACCGTGTGCCCATACCATGGGTTTCTGGAACTTCG gcatCAACTCCAGTAGTAGGTGGTATTCTGTCCCTCATAAATGACCAGCGCTTCCTTAAGGGCCTTCCCTCCTTAGGATTCATCAACCCTCGCCTTTACAAACTGCAAGGCAAAGGTCTTTATGAT GTAACGGTGGGATGTCATCTCAGTTGTCTGGATGATAAAGTTGAGGGGAAGGGTTTCTGTGCCTCCCCTTCCTGGGATCCAGTTACGGGATGGGGAACGCctaattatccagttttcctcgCCTCTCTTATGGATTGA